In one window of Drosophila innubila isolate TH190305 chromosome 2L unlocalized genomic scaffold, UK_Dinn_1.0 4_B_2L, whole genome shotgun sequence DNA:
- the LOC117780646 gene encoding LOW QUALITY PROTEIN: xylulose kinase (The sequence of the model RefSeq protein was modified relative to this genomic sequence to represent the inferred CDS: inserted 1 base in 1 codon), whose protein sequence is MCHRPAADHSKNLYLGLHLGVERLEAILLDAELQVTFTAVVRYDVDLPEYETILGVSKDAKPDEFQVNTVMYVKALDVLLNCLASQGANLHRVVTIGGAAHHYGTVFWTDTGFRRLCGLNPLSRLHEQLNNAAFEQVSTPSWVVRSSIKQCYEMEDDVGGAMTMVKITGSKCFGRLTGPQIRKLYEEFPEQYERTVRISLMSSFLSSILVGSIGSIDYSDGSGMNLLDIESKNWSKHCLAACAPNLKQRLMNPIATNRLQGRIADYFVKRWNFRSDCMVVSATGSGPSTISGLNLQQNVLVLLLSTTDKLLMSYKGRPQLDDGFVKIHPTNPDEFIGLVVFRNGSKVRESICNEIAHGNWTLFNEKLSATPMGNGGNIEVRFDEMEYTPEAKGTLRWDNHIDEMSMEAXKGRQQFEDIETEARAVIEGQIMHRRVVAIDAGFKIQPDTKIIALGNDSNNQQIVQIVADVFNAPVYTHDGPHVTLMGAAYRARYAFYEYREANCNCQQCKIRRGREPKRTYAEFFKHLPDKLKLSAEPTPGCEVVYNPLIDRCRNMCRLLAAGTNIDDSRIRYE, encoded by the exons ATGTGTCACAGACCGGCAGCAGATCACAGCAAGAACCTTTACTTGGGTCTCCACTTGGGCGTCGAGCGTCTGGAGGCTATATTATTAGATGCCGAATTGCAGGTGACATTTACGGCTGTGGTGCGATATGATGTAGATCTGCCGGAATATGAAACTATATTAGGAGTCAGCAAGGATGCAAAACCCGACGAATTTCAAGTGAATACTGTGATGTATGTCAAGGCATTGGATGTTCTTCTCAACTGTCTGGCATCACAGGGTGCCAATCTGCACAGGGTGGTTACTATCGGAGGTGCAGCCCATCATTACGGAACCGTTTTCTGGACGGACACAGGCTTTCGTCGCCTCTGTGGCCTGAATCCGTTGAGTCGCCTCCACGAACAACTTAACAACGCTGCCTTTGAGCAGGTCTCGACTCCCAGCTGGGTGGTGAGATCCTCCATAAAGCAGTGCTACGAAATGGAGGACGATGTGGGAGGGGCCATGACAATGGTCAAAATCACGGGATCCAAGTGCTTTGGAAGATTGACGGGTCCACAGATACGCAAG CTCTACGAGGAGTTTCCGGAGCAATATGAACGCACAGTTCGCATTTCTCTGATGAGTAGCTTCCTGTCATCGATACTTGTGGGCAGCATCGGCTCGATTGATTACTCTGATGGCTCGGGAATGAATCTTCTGGATATTGAGAGCAAGAACTGGTCCAAGCATTGTCTAGCTGCGTGTGCTCCGAACTTAAAGCAGCGTCTTATGAATCCCATTGCCACGAATCGACTTCAGGGACGCATTGCCGATTATTTTGTGAAACGCTGGAACTTTCGTTCCGATTGTATGGTGGTCAGTGCCACTGGAAGCGGTCCATCCACGATTTCCGGCTTGAATCTTCAGCAAAATGTTCTGGTCTTATTGTTATCGACAACGGATAAACTCCTGATGAGCTACAAAGGACGACCCCAGTTGGACGATGGATTTGTCAAAATTCATCCAACAAATCCCGATGAATTTATTGGATTAGTTGTATTCCGCAACGGATCTAAAGTGCGAGAATCCATCTGTAATGAGATTGCCCATGGCAACTGGACACTTTTCAATGAAAAACTCTCCGCAACTCCAATGGGAAATGGAGGAAATATTGAGGTGCGTTTCGATGAAATGGAGTATACTCCTGAGGCCAAGGGCACGCTCCGTTGGGACAATCACATCGATGAAATGTCCATGGAGG CTAAAGGCAGGCAACAATTTGAAGATATTGAAACCGAAGCTCGCGCTGTCATCGAGGGTCAAATAATGCATCGACGTGTGGTTGCCATCGATGCTGGTTTTAAAATTCAACCAGACACCAAAATTATTGCCCTGGGAAATGATTCGAATAATCagcaaattgtgcaaattgtcGCCGATGTCTTTAATGCACCCGTATATACCCATGATGGTCCCCACGTAACCCTCATGGGTGCAGCCTATCGGGCCCGTTATGCTTTCTATGAATACCGTGAGgccaattgcaattgccaaCAGTGTAAGATTCGTCGGGGAAGAGAGCCAAAACGGACTTACGCCGAATTCTTCAAGCATCTGCCCGATAAACTCAAACTCTCCGCAGAGCCCACGCCCGGCTGTGAGGTCGTCTATAATCCTCTGATTGATCGTTGTCGGAATATGTGTCGCCTTTTGGCAGCCGGCACAAATATCGATGATAGTCGCATTAGATACGAATAA
- the LOC117781424 gene encoding cGMP-dependent protein kinase, isozyme 1, whose amino-acid sequence MARALDDRARDAIVSSLHNDVLALKELVQNRESELVKLHREIHKLKSVLQQTTNQLSVSSKQQTGKTKLYPLPEQCGEVTSSHQRNPHVCSSCGMVMPGSPEFTLESLSLGSPTTTRTLTTATPTPTPTSTSSPSPSPSPTPAPTQAELRPKPLSAAIKKQGVSAESCVQSMQQSYTAPIPKYEKDFSAKQQIKDAIMDNDFLKNIDASQVRELVDSMYSRSIEAGEFVVREGEVGAHLYVSAAGEFAVMQNGKVLDKMGPGKAFGELAILYNCTRTASISVLSEARVWVLDRRVFQQIMMRTGLQRIENSVNFLRSVPLLRNLSEELLAKIADVLELEFYAAGTYIIRQGTAGDSFFLISQGQVRVTQKLTPASLEETELRTLNRGDYFGEQALINEDKRTANIIALSPGVECLSLDRDSFKRLIGDLCELKEKDYGDESRMLAMKQAAQCEQSFGAQAQQEYPDLKLTDLEVISTLGIGGFGRVELVKAHHQGREETFALKCLKKRHIVDTKQEDHIYSERTIMLSSNSPFICRLFRTFRDEKYVYMLLEACMGGEIWTMLRDRGSFEDNAAQFIIGCVLQAFEYLHARGIIYRDLKPENLMLDERGYVKLVDFGFAKYIGNSAKTWTFCGTPEYVAPEIILNKGHDRAVDYWALGILIHELLNGTPPFNAPDPMQTYNLILKGIDMISFPKHTSRWAVQLIKRLCRDVPSERLGYQTGGIQDIKKHKWFQGFDWDGLSSQLLIPPFVRPIAHPTDVRYFDRFPCDLSEPPDELSGWDADF is encoded by the exons ATGGCCAGGGCATTGGATGATCGGGCACGAGATGCAATCGTCAGCAGTCTGCACAATGATGTCCTTGCACTCAAGGAACTGGTTCAGAATCGGGAGAGCGAGCTGGTTAAATTGCATCGGGAAATACACAAGCTGAAG AGTGTGCTGCAGCAGACAACGAATCAGCTGAGCGTCTCCAGCAAACAGCAGACCGGCAAAACGAAGCTCTATCCGCTGCCGGAGCAGTGCGGCGAGGTGACCAGCAGTCATCAGAGGAATCCGCATGTCTGCAGCTCTTGTGGCATGGTCATGCCGGGCAGTCCCGAGTTCACACTGGAGTCACTCTCCCTGGGATCACCCACAACCACTAGAACGTTGACGACAgcaactccgactccgactccaacCTCAACATCATCTCCATCGCCATCTCCATCGccaactccagctccaactcaGGCCGAGCTGAGACCCAAGCCTCTCTCGGCGGCCATCAAGAAACAAGGCGTCTCCGCCGAGAGCTGTGTGCAATCCATGCAGCAATCCTACACAGCTCCAATACCCAAATACGAGAAGGATTTCAG TGCCAAGCAACAGATCAAAGACGCCATTATGGACAATGACTTTCTGAAGAACATCGATGCCTCGCAGGTGCGTGAGCTGGTGGACTCCATGTACTCGAGGAGCATCGAGGCGGGCGAGTTTGTAGTGCGCGAGGGGGAGGTGGGCGCCCATTTGTATGTGTCTGCAGCTGGAGAATTTGCAGTGATGCAGAATGGCAAAGTGCTGGACAAGATGGGACCGGGCAAGGCATTCGGTGAGCTGGCAATACTCTACAATTGCACCAGGACGGCATCGATAAGCGTGTTGAGTGAGGCACGGGTTTGGGTGCTCGACCGTCGTGTGTTCCAGCAGATAATGATgcgaaccggtttgcagcgcATTGAGAATAGTGTGAATTTCCTGCGATCGGTGCCATTGTTGAGAAATCTGAGCGAGGAGCTGCTGGCCAAGATTGCCGATGTCTTGGAGCTGGAATTCTATGCGGCGGGCACGTATATCATACGCCAGGGAACGGCCGGCGACAGTTTCTTTCTCATCTCGCAGGGACAGGTGCGAGTGACACAGAAACTGACACCCGCCTCACTGGAGGAAACCGAGTTGCGTACTCTCAACCGGGGGGATTACTTTGGCGAACAGGCGCTGATCAATGAGGATAAGAGAACAGCCAACATAATTGCTCTGTCACCAGGCGTGGAATGTCTCAGTCTGGATCGGGACTCGTTTAAGCGCCTAATCGGCGATCTGTGTGAGCTGAAGGAGAAGGATTATGGCGATGAGAGTCGCATGTTGGCCATGAAACAGGCGGCTCAGTGTGAGCAGTCCTTTGGCGCCCAGGCTCAGCAGGAGTATCCCGATCTAAAGCTCACCGATCTGGAGGTGATAAGCACTCTGGGAATTGGTGGATTTGGACGTGTGGAGCTGGTCAAGGCGCATCATCAGGGCAGGGAAGAAACCTTTGCCCTAAAGTGCTTAAAGAAGCGACACATTGTCGACACCAAACAGGAGGATCACATCTACAGCGAAAGGACCATTATGCTCAGCTCCAATTCTCCCTTCATCTGTCGTCTCTTTCGCACTTTTCGGGACGAGAAGTACGTCTATATGCTGCTCGAGGCCTGCATGGGCGGTGAGATCTGGACCATGCTGCGGGATCGTGGCTCCTTTGAGGATAATGCGGCCCAGTTCATCATTGGCTGTGTCCTGCAGGCCTTTGAGTATCTACATGCACGTGGCATTATCTATCGTGATCTGAAGCCCGAGAATCTCATGCTGGATGAACGTGGCTATGTGAAACTCGTGGACTTTGGATTCGCCAAGTACATTGGCAATAGCGCCAAGACATGGACTTTTTGTGGCACTCCCGAGTACGTGGCACCCGAAATCATCCTCAACAAGGGACACGATCGGGCTGTGGATTACTGGGCACTCGGCATACTCATTCACGAGCTGCTCAATGGCAC tccGCCGTTTAATGCTCCGGATCCCATGCAGACGTACAATCTTATACTGAAAGGCATCGATATGATCAGCTTTCCGAAACATACATCCCGCTGGGCTGTGCAGCTTATAAAGCGTTTATGTCGAGATGTTCCCTCCGAGCGACTGGGCTACCAAACAGGCGGCATTCAGGACATCAAGAAGCACAA ATGGTTTCAGGGCTTCGACTGGGATGGTCTGTCCAGTCAGCTGTTGATTCCTCCCTTTGTGCGTCCCATTGCACATCCCACAGATGTGAGATACTTTGATCGATTCCCCTGCGATCTCAGCGAGCCGCCGGACGAGCTATCCGGCTGGGATGCGGACTTTTAG
- the LOC117780231 gene encoding uncharacterized protein LOC117780231 isoform X1, translating into MDINLSLEHYEALYKAALAAQEHAHYSPKCVKTVEELQLRCRICGCLDDGTFVELDAVQDFDFESSICSYRVLFQRTSLQFQFHTMPDLPSRICIRCGYKAKIFYLLTRQFVLGQHAMRSTITAWYHKKYGVEAPEQIEDRTRLMKELGITETSLIKKPNETPRKQNSTVKELIQACEMDRIPELTRSVSADNNLDIECTKNQSDLETDSTTARHKNLQGGQMARSSVNLLCTPKIRSPIEKSAKENPNRIQSPQTARAEMKKTLNGDKSNREKTVIIKECLVSPRVAKIEARGGERLLNKPKILETTAAEGSTKSEVPASKAHLQQKLQERRRQWR; encoded by the exons ATGGACATTAATCTAAG CTTGGAACATTATGAGGCACTTTATAAGGCGGCCCTCGCCGCCCAGGAACACGCCCACTATTCGCCAAAGTGTGTGAAGACAGTGGAGGAGTTGCAGCTACGTTGTCGCATCTGCGGTTGCCTGGACGACGGCACCTTTGTGGAGTTGGACGCAGTGCAGGACTTTGATTTCGAATCCTCGATATGCAGCTATCGTGTACTCTTCCAGCGCACCTCGCTGCAGTTT CAATTTCACACAATGCCCGATCTGCCATCGCGCATTTGCATCAGATGCGGATACAAAGCAAAGATATTCTATCTGCTAACGCGACAATTTGTGCTCGGTCAACACGCAATGCGCTCGACAATCACGGCATGGTATCACAAGAAGTACGGTGTCGAGGCGCCCGAGCAGATCGAGGATCGAACGCGACTGATGAAGGAATTGGGAATAACAGAGactagtttaattaaaaaacccAATGAGACaccaagaaaacaaaattcgaCAGTCAAGGAACTGATTCAGGCTTGTGAAATGGATCGTATTCCGGAGCTGACGCGTTCAGTTTCAGCTGACAATAATTTGGATATCGAATGTACTAAGAATCAAAGTGATCTTGAGACAGATTCGACAACTGCTCGCCACAAGAATCTCCAGGGTGGTCAGATGGCACGATCCTCAGTAAATCTTCTATGCACTCCGAAAATTCGTAGTCCAATTGAAAAGTCTGCAAAGGAAAATCCTAATCGGATTCAGAGTCCACAAACTGCAAGAGCAGAGATGAAAAAGACTCTCAATGGAGATAAATCAAATCGAGAGAAGACTGTGATCATCAAGGAGTGTCTCGTGAGTCCCAGAGTGGCCAAGATCGAGGCGCGGGGAGGGGAACGTTTGCTCAACAAACCCAAAATTCTAGAGACTACTGCGGCAGAAGGATCTACCAAGTCAGAGGTGCCAGCATCGAAGGCTCATTTACAACAAAAGCTTCAGGAACGTAGAAGACAGTGgcgttaa
- the LOC117780231 gene encoding uncharacterized protein LOC117780231 isoform X2: MRSTITAWYHKKYGVEAPEQIEDRTRLMKELGITETSLIKKPNETPRKQNSTVKELIQACEMDRIPELTRSVSADNNLDIECTKNQSDLETDSTTARHKNLQGGQMARSSVNLLCTPKIRSPIEKSAKENPNRIQSPQTARAEMKKTLNGDKSNREKTVIIKECLVSPRVAKIEARGGERLLNKPKILETTAAEGSTKSEVPASKAHLQQKLQERRRQWR; the protein is encoded by the coding sequence ATGCGCTCGACAATCACGGCATGGTATCACAAGAAGTACGGTGTCGAGGCGCCCGAGCAGATCGAGGATCGAACGCGACTGATGAAGGAATTGGGAATAACAGAGactagtttaattaaaaaacccAATGAGACaccaagaaaacaaaattcgaCAGTCAAGGAACTGATTCAGGCTTGTGAAATGGATCGTATTCCGGAGCTGACGCGTTCAGTTTCAGCTGACAATAATTTGGATATCGAATGTACTAAGAATCAAAGTGATCTTGAGACAGATTCGACAACTGCTCGCCACAAGAATCTCCAGGGTGGTCAGATGGCACGATCCTCAGTAAATCTTCTATGCACTCCGAAAATTCGTAGTCCAATTGAAAAGTCTGCAAAGGAAAATCCTAATCGGATTCAGAGTCCACAAACTGCAAGAGCAGAGATGAAAAAGACTCTCAATGGAGATAAATCAAATCGAGAGAAGACTGTGATCATCAAGGAGTGTCTCGTGAGTCCCAGAGTGGCCAAGATCGAGGCGCGGGGAGGGGAACGTTTGCTCAACAAACCCAAAATTCTAGAGACTACTGCGGCAGAAGGATCTACCAAGTCAGAGGTGCCAGCATCGAAGGCTCATTTACAACAAAAGCTTCAGGAACGTAGAAGACAGTGgcgttaa